Proteins co-encoded in one Luteolibacter sp. Y139 genomic window:
- a CDS encoding lipoate--protein ligase family protein: MLPQLQLWLDPVPRDGPENMAVDQWLAENCEVPVLRSYRWLPGWGSLGYFVKTADLPAYGLHWVRRWTGGGIVDHRADWTYTLFVPSGFGLAEARGGESYRVIHAALVSALRDAGVEARLSGEMPPAIGGECFLQPVEHDVMDVTGRKIAGAGQRRTSRGLLHQGSVMAEACPRALAAALAEQVVEGELFPEAAWIAETAATRYASDAWQERC, encoded by the coding sequence GTGCTTCCCCAGCTCCAGCTTTGGCTCGATCCCGTCCCGCGTGACGGGCCGGAAAACATGGCCGTGGATCAATGGTTGGCGGAGAACTGCGAGGTGCCGGTGCTGCGGAGCTACCGGTGGCTGCCGGGGTGGGGGAGCCTAGGCTACTTTGTGAAAACCGCTGATCTGCCAGCCTATGGGCTGCATTGGGTGCGGCGCTGGACGGGTGGCGGGATCGTCGATCACCGCGCGGATTGGACCTACACTTTATTCGTGCCGAGCGGGTTCGGTCTAGCGGAGGCACGGGGTGGGGAAAGTTACCGGGTCATCCATGCGGCGCTGGTTTCGGCGCTGCGGGATGCAGGGGTAGAGGCGCGGCTCTCCGGAGAGATGCCGCCGGCGATCGGGGGGGAATGTTTTCTCCAGCCGGTGGAGCACGATGTGATGGATGTGACGGGAAGGAAGATTGCCGGGGCTGGCCAGCGCCGGACTTCACGTGGCTTGCTACACCAAGGGTCGGTCATGGCGGAGGCTTGTCCGCGGGCTCTGGCAGCGGCGCTGGCGGAGCAGGTGGTGGAGGGAGAGCTTTTCCCGGAGGCTGCCTGGATCGCGGAGACGGCGGCGACGCGCTATGCCAGTGATGCGTGGCAGGAGCGGTGCTAA
- a CDS encoding RNA polymerase sigma factor — protein MTTHPGCPSTTPVEFEELLISHQRSLLLYIKSLVTNHHEAEDLLQRANMILWQKRANFEAGSNFKAWSFTIARLEVLNQLRQQRRDQRVFSDRQNLDLSPVFDPAAEVDDEAMLHVLKDCLERLSSRDQELLFVRYATDRPLKEYAENLSRSPGTLKARLFQIRENLRKSIEARLRESDMAMVR, from the coding sequence ATGACCACTCACCCAGGTTGCCCGTCGACAACACCCGTCGAGTTTGAAGAGTTGCTCATTTCGCATCAGCGATCGCTCCTGCTTTACATCAAATCGCTGGTCACCAATCACCATGAAGCGGAGGACCTGTTGCAGAGAGCGAATATGATCCTTTGGCAAAAGAGGGCAAACTTCGAGGCGGGTTCGAATTTCAAGGCGTGGTCGTTCACCATCGCTCGTTTGGAAGTGCTCAACCAACTGAGGCAGCAGCGTCGTGATCAGCGGGTATTCTCCGACCGGCAGAACCTTGATCTATCACCGGTGTTCGACCCTGCTGCCGAGGTGGACGACGAGGCGATGCTCCATGTCTTGAAGGACTGTCTGGAGCGACTGTCATCGCGCGATCAGGAGCTGCTCTTCGTGAGGTATGCCACGGACAGGCCGCTGAAGGAGTATGCGGAGAATCTCAGCCGGAGTCCCGGCACGCTCAAGGCGCGCCTCTTTCAGATCCGCGAGAATCTGAGGAAGAGCATCGAGGCGCGATTGAGGGAGTCGGACATGGCAATGGTCCGTTAG
- a CDS encoding DR2241 family protein: MKLAERLSAAVAGGIRRIGQIAIRPQDGVYLLCHIDDENSDASLLEKFEGSATARDLSTWAEDGHYRFTKGELSLKRGWLLQLSSSEELRQALDHFYPAAAGLWFAQHDGRLEIEHLRDKLNRQTGMYRFARTLSDAGAQRLVSEVCGPGHCCVKKILWQLDANTPLEDSEASRFDGVTGDIDRSQAIPLLCREACNHFVAEARKASKAEQDAKATG; encoded by the coding sequence ATGAAGCTCGCTGAACGCCTTTCCGCCGCCGTCGCCGGAGGCATCCGCCGCATCGGTCAGATCGCCATCCGTCCACAGGACGGTGTCTACTTGCTGTGTCACATCGACGACGAGAACAGCGACGCCTCCTTGTTAGAAAAATTCGAGGGCTCTGCCACTGCACGCGATCTCTCCACGTGGGCGGAAGATGGCCACTATCGCTTCACCAAGGGCGAGCTCTCGCTCAAGCGCGGCTGGCTGCTCCAGCTCTCCTCATCCGAAGAACTCCGGCAAGCGCTCGATCACTTCTACCCCGCCGCCGCCGGCCTATGGTTTGCTCAGCACGACGGCCGCCTCGAAATCGAACACCTGCGCGACAAGCTCAACCGCCAGACCGGCATGTATCGCTTCGCCCGCACCCTCAGCGATGCCGGTGCCCAGCGACTGGTGAGCGAGGTCTGCGGACCGGGCCATTGCTGCGTGAAAAAAATCCTCTGGCAACTCGACGCGAACACGCCACTCGAAGACAGCGAGGCCAGCCGCTTCGACGGAGTCACCGGAGACATCGATCGATCGCAAGCCATCCCCTTGTTGTGTCGCGAGGCCTGCAATCACTTCGTAGCCGAAGCACGCAAGGCCTCGAAAGCCGAGCAGGACGCCAAGGCAACTGGCTAA
- a CDS encoding CbiX/SirB N-terminal domain-containing protein yields MPFTPKPHAALLIVGHGSTENPDSSTPYFDHADEIRRLGAFGEVHCCFWKEEPSMREAEYLIDADEVYVVPDFISEGYFTQDVIPRELQLEGPTTSRAGKTWHYTLPVGVHPSMTGLLLRRAREVAPDADPAQTTLFIVGHGTGLNQNSTKAIKDQAALIKASGAGYAEVLDAYMEEQPFIAEWAALATTPNVVVVPFFIADGLHSYQDIPVLLGIEAEPGEAASQREVFRHNPHHVRGKTLYYSSAIGTERHLADVILDQVADFDAKYHEAR; encoded by the coding sequence ATGCCCTTCACGCCCAAGCCGCACGCCGCCCTGCTCATTGTCGGCCACGGCTCGACCGAGAATCCGGATTCCTCCACGCCCTACTTCGACCACGCCGACGAGATCCGCCGGCTGGGTGCTTTCGGCGAAGTCCACTGCTGCTTTTGGAAGGAAGAGCCTTCCATGCGTGAGGCGGAATACCTCATCGACGCCGACGAGGTCTATGTGGTGCCGGATTTCATCAGCGAGGGCTACTTCACCCAGGACGTCATTCCCCGGGAACTGCAGCTCGAAGGCCCCACCACGAGTCGCGCCGGAAAAACCTGGCACTACACGTTGCCGGTTGGCGTGCATCCCTCGATGACCGGCCTGCTTCTCCGCCGCGCCAGGGAAGTCGCGCCCGATGCCGATCCCGCGCAGACCACCCTCTTCATCGTCGGCCACGGCACCGGGTTGAATCAGAACTCGACCAAGGCCATCAAAGACCAGGCCGCACTCATCAAGGCTTCTGGCGCGGGTTACGCCGAAGTGCTCGACGCCTACATGGAAGAGCAGCCGTTCATCGCCGAATGGGCCGCCCTCGCCACCACGCCGAATGTCGTCGTCGTGCCATTCTTCATCGCCGATGGCCTTCACAGCTATCAGGACATCCCCGTGCTGTTAGGCATCGAGGCAGAACCCGGCGAAGCCGCCAGCCAGCGCGAGGTCTTCCGCCACAATCCACATCACGTGCGTGGCAAGACCCTCTACTACTCTTCCGCCATCGGGACCGAGCGGCACCTTGCCGATGTCATTCTCGATCAGGTCGCCGATTTCGACGCGAAATATCATGAAGCTCGCTGA
- a CDS encoding PQQ-dependent sugar dehydrogenase: MRFLLLPLLVAAPVHALEIGKEDFAYPDNSAIAGKTGGTGFNRDLFQGTATAFPSDWDNVVGAPAVVSGKLVTANSGAKREYNGTIEGAGNASNDGQDNHERSGAVRAQGRVFYRFNLTRVSGGSWSGASSYDFGTERVFFGVPSGATEYGCEITGAGTRYSSGIPVSNTTRTIVTVLDFDRDFIGLWVDPDANDFYTDATGANSCDAGGAYTGTNWSTAVRLASGGTCQWDDLTVATSWNDFQFTDPDTDDDGMPDAWEATHGLVVGTNDSLLDADSDGLSNIDEYLRGTEPQDPDSDDDGFSDGAEVTAGTNPLNPIMYPGAVHPPGLVGGDRFDYADGPIAGKSGGLYWDADNSTENDPFLGHAGEPSDWDVTAGSPQVTSGVLVTQESGAKREYNGPVEGAQAGSDERAGSVNQEGNYVSHVVYYKFEMTRSADTTWSGASSYDFGTERYLFGVPGATNPVSGVREFAIHDLNTNQWSYSGIAPVPGVKYTLVGKLDFDANVAALYLNPNLDQGEGSNTPIASYPHTSDNWSSAIRLASGGTGAVQWDNVRVAYTWADLNDGPPVANDDSATMHHLGKARFKVLDNDTGLIARPSLAIDSPPAHGTATVNSDGTILYQHLSGTPATDTFTYKIQGAGSTLTDTGTVTIHFTANPRFDSAFVSMPSTPPVGELRLVDAFPGITFDSPHGFSTVPGDNKKLFVSEGDGRVFLIPDMAAPTKVQVLDISASVNHDNNEQAFKGIAVHPNWASNGQIYVTYNSNAHSVRLSRFTCQTTAPFTAGPEEIIIEQDCDDTIHNIGSCEFGPDGYLYVSFGDEGTQEDGHNNSQHVDRNLWSCIIRIDVDKRPGSLPPNADPGADTDPNGNDADLMIPRPGGVARYAVPPDNPLVGATTFNGIALNPGQVRTEIFVMGLRNPWQFSAEDNNGDGKVDEVWVGDVGRSNREEVDVFHPGNNGGWGWREGSAAGQRAGDLLNGAPESAATITPPLWDYGHGGGSLEGASITGGFVYRGTSLPDLTGKYICADYVSGNIWSVQRTSGAPVINRLAGEVAIVGLLPDPRTGDILLLDRGNNGTNQGTGGIKRLTIGTDDSNLPPTLAATNFFADLTDLSPNPGGQYYQPNLRFWSDRAEKRRWFLVNDATKTIGYSQDSPWSFPSGMIWVKHFDYPVAWETFTRTIDGQSYIDRRPVAGSPRRRLETRFLVKNDSGAYGISYRWNAVNGGSQTDAVLANDNGENVPVSITLDGAPTSVTWEIPSRAACMTCHTPEAGHALSFTMRQLNAPGSISGVSGNLLSALSSTGYLTGFSGNPASLPRHYRPDETAQSLETRVRSYLDVNCAYCHKAGGTGGGNWDGRAHLSLLETGLLNGATVDAPLHPDDRLVVAGNVPHSIIFNRITGANGYSRMPPLATTVPDLEAAELVAAWIHQDVHPYATYEEWREAEFGNVTTPQGDPAANPDGDGIDNLGEWAFGTNPGLADDSRATPVLLQVKPSAGQFRFSHRRLRMHGTAGLHYEYRGSENLVDWVPLSVTEEASVPDADPAYETVTLSISPGTLAGKSRLFLQLRVQP; this comes from the coding sequence ATGAGATTCCTTCTTTTGCCGCTGCTTGTTGCCGCGCCGGTTCACGCGCTCGAGATCGGCAAGGAGGATTTCGCCTATCCAGACAACAGCGCCATCGCGGGAAAGACCGGTGGCACGGGATTCAACCGTGATCTCTTTCAAGGAACTGCCACCGCGTTTCCGTCGGACTGGGACAATGTCGTCGGCGCGCCGGCCGTTGTTTCGGGAAAGCTCGTGACGGCGAATTCGGGAGCCAAGCGTGAGTATAACGGGACCATCGAAGGAGCAGGCAATGCTTCCAACGATGGCCAGGACAATCACGAGCGCAGCGGCGCGGTACGCGCGCAGGGGCGGGTGTTCTATCGCTTCAATCTGACGCGTGTTTCCGGTGGTTCGTGGAGCGGCGCCAGTTCGTATGACTTCGGCACGGAACGGGTTTTCTTCGGCGTTCCCAGCGGAGCCACGGAATATGGTTGCGAGATCACCGGGGCCGGGACGCGCTACTCCAGCGGCATTCCTGTCAGCAATACGACGCGCACCATCGTGACGGTGCTTGATTTCGACCGGGACTTCATCGGCCTGTGGGTTGATCCCGACGCGAACGACTTTTACACCGATGCGACGGGGGCCAACTCGTGCGACGCGGGTGGCGCGTACACGGGAACCAACTGGTCGACCGCTGTCCGTCTGGCCTCGGGCGGCACGTGCCAGTGGGACGATCTCACCGTGGCGACATCGTGGAATGATTTCCAGTTCACCGATCCTGATACGGATGATGATGGGATGCCGGATGCGTGGGAGGCCACGCATGGCCTGGTGGTGGGTACGAACGATTCGCTCCTCGATGCCGATTCGGACGGCCTTTCGAACATCGACGAGTATCTCCGCGGGACAGAGCCGCAGGACCCGGATTCCGATGACGACGGCTTCTCCGATGGAGCGGAGGTCACGGCCGGCACAAATCCGCTCAACCCGATCATGTACCCTGGTGCCGTCCATCCGCCGGGTCTCGTCGGCGGGGATCGGTTTGACTATGCCGATGGTCCGATCGCGGGGAAGAGCGGAGGGCTTTATTGGGATGCCGACAATTCCACCGAGAACGATCCCTTTCTCGGTCACGCGGGTGAGCCCTCTGATTGGGATGTCACTGCGGGTTCGCCACAGGTGACATCGGGGGTGCTTGTGACTCAGGAGAGCGGTGCGAAGCGGGAATACAATGGCCCGGTCGAAGGTGCTCAGGCGGGATCGGACGAACGCGCCGGTTCAGTGAACCAAGAGGGGAACTACGTGTCTCACGTGGTCTACTACAAGTTCGAGATGACCCGCTCGGCGGATACCACGTGGAGCGGTGCGAGCTCGTATGATTTCGGTACGGAGCGTTATCTCTTTGGGGTTCCCGGCGCGACGAACCCGGTCTCAGGTGTCCGCGAATTCGCGATTCACGATCTTAATACGAACCAGTGGTCTTACTCCGGCATCGCCCCCGTTCCCGGGGTGAAATACACGCTCGTGGGCAAGCTGGACTTCGACGCGAATGTGGCGGCGCTCTATTTGAATCCCAATCTCGACCAAGGAGAAGGATCGAACACTCCGATCGCGAGCTATCCTCATACGAGTGACAATTGGTCCTCAGCCATCCGGCTCGCTTCCGGGGGAACCGGGGCGGTGCAGTGGGACAATGTGCGCGTCGCCTACACGTGGGCGGACCTTAACGACGGTCCGCCGGTAGCGAATGACGACAGCGCCACGATGCATCACCTCGGCAAGGCGCGCTTTAAGGTGCTGGACAACGATACGGGTCTCATTGCGCGCCCCTCGCTCGCCATCGATTCGCCACCCGCGCACGGCACGGCCACAGTGAATTCTGACGGTACGATTCTCTATCAGCATCTCTCCGGGACGCCTGCGACGGATACATTCACCTACAAGATCCAAGGTGCGGGGAGCACGCTGACCGATACCGGCACGGTCACGATTCACTTCACCGCGAATCCCCGCTTCGATTCGGCATTCGTCTCGATGCCCTCCACTCCTCCGGTGGGTGAGCTGCGGCTGGTGGATGCTTTTCCGGGCATCACGTTCGATTCGCCGCATGGATTCAGCACGGTGCCGGGTGACAACAAGAAGCTGTTCGTTTCGGAAGGTGACGGCCGTGTTTTCCTGATTCCGGACATGGCGGCGCCGACCAAGGTGCAGGTGCTGGATATCAGCGCTTCGGTGAATCACGACAACAACGAGCAGGCCTTCAAGGGAATCGCCGTGCATCCGAACTGGGCAAGCAACGGGCAGATCTACGTCACCTACAATTCGAATGCCCACTCGGTGCGTTTGTCGCGCTTCACTTGCCAGACGACCGCTCCTTTCACTGCCGGTCCCGAGGAGATCATCATCGAGCAGGATTGCGACGATACGATTCACAACATCGGCAGCTGCGAGTTCGGTCCGGATGGCTACCTCTACGTCAGCTTCGGCGACGAGGGCACGCAAGAGGACGGCCACAATAATTCGCAGCACGTGGATCGAAACCTGTGGTCCTGCATCATCCGCATCGACGTGGACAAGCGTCCCGGAAGCCTGCCGCCGAATGCCGATCCGGGCGCGGACACGGATCCCAATGGAAACGACGCGGACCTGATGATTCCGCGGCCGGGTGGTGTTGCCCGCTATGCGGTGCCTCCCGACAATCCGTTGGTCGGTGCCACCACCTTCAATGGTATTGCTCTCAATCCCGGACAGGTTCGCACCGAGATTTTCGTGATGGGTCTTCGCAATCCGTGGCAATTCTCCGCCGAGGACAACAACGGCGACGGCAAGGTGGATGAAGTGTGGGTGGGGGATGTCGGCCGCAGCAACCGCGAGGAAGTCGATGTCTTCCATCCCGGCAACAATGGTGGCTGGGGCTGGCGCGAAGGCAGTGCAGCGGGGCAACGCGCGGGGGATCTCCTCAATGGCGCACCGGAGTCGGCTGCCACGATCACCCCGCCATTGTGGGACTACGGGCATGGTGGCGGCAGTTTGGAAGGGGCCTCGATCACGGGTGGTTTCGTCTATCGCGGCACCTCTCTGCCCGATCTAACAGGAAAGTACATCTGTGCCGACTACGTGTCCGGAAACATCTGGAGCGTGCAACGCACGTCCGGCGCACCGGTGATCAATCGCCTGGCCGGAGAGGTTGCCATTGTCGGACTGCTGCCCGATCCGCGCACCGGCGATATCTTGCTACTGGACCGTGGTAACAATGGCACCAACCAGGGCACCGGCGGGATCAAGCGCCTCACGATTGGAACCGACGACAGCAATCTTCCCCCGACGCTGGCTGCGACGAACTTCTTCGCCGACCTCACCGACTTGTCGCCGAACCCCGGCGGGCAATACTACCAGCCCAATCTCCGCTTCTGGTCGGACCGGGCAGAAAAGAGAAGGTGGTTCTTGGTCAACGATGCGACCAAGACCATTGGCTACTCGCAGGATAGCCCATGGAGTTTTCCCAGCGGGATGATCTGGGTGAAGCATTTCGACTATCCTGTCGCGTGGGAAACCTTCACCCGCACGATTGACGGTCAAAGCTACATTGACCGGCGTCCGGTCGCCGGTTCGCCACGCCGCCGGCTGGAGACGCGCTTTCTGGTGAAGAACGACAGCGGTGCCTACGGCATCTCGTATCGATGGAATGCCGTCAACGGCGGCAGTCAAACCGACGCGGTCCTTGCCAACGACAATGGTGAGAACGTGCCGGTGAGCATCACCCTCGACGGTGCGCCGACGAGCGTGACCTGGGAGATTCCCTCGCGTGCGGCGTGCATGACCTGTCATACGCCGGAGGCTGGTCATGCGCTTTCCTTCACCATGCGCCAGCTGAATGCCCCGGGAAGTATCTCAGGCGTGTCTGGCAATCTGCTCAGTGCGCTCTCGTCCACCGGTTACCTCACCGGCTTCAGCGGTAATCCCGCGAGCCTGCCGCGGCACTACCGGCCGGATGAGACCGCGCAGTCCCTTGAGACGCGGGTTCGCTCGTATCTTGATGTGAATTGCGCCTATTGCCACAAGGCCGGTGGGACGGGTGGGGGGAATTGGGACGGCAGGGCTCATCTGTCGCTGCTTGAGACGGGGCTGCTCAATGGCGCTACGGTGGATGCGCCCTTGCATCCCGACGACCGTCTCGTGGTAGCGGGCAACGTGCCTCATTCGATCATCTTCAACCGCATCACCGGAGCGAACGGCTACAGCCGCATGCCGCCGCTCGCGACGACGGTGCCGGATCTTGAAGCAGCGGAACTTGTGGCGGCATGGATCCACCAGGATGTCCATCCCTATGCGACTTATGAAGAGTGGCGTGAGGCGGAGTTTGGCAATGTGACCACACCACAAGGCGATCCTGCCGCGAACCCGGATGGCGATGGAATCGATAACCTCGGCGAGTGGGCTTTCGGCACCAATCCGGGGCTCGCGGATGACTCCCGCGCCACCCCTGTGCTGCTACAGGTGAAGCCTTCGGCAGGTCAGTTCCGTTTCAGTCACCGGCGGCTGCGCATGCATGGCACCGCGGGACTTCACTATGAATATCGCGGCAGCGAGAACCTGGTCGACTGGGTGCCGCTTTCCGTGACCGAGGAAGCCTCGGTCCCCGATGCGGATCCCGCTTACGAGACCGTCACGCTATCGATCAGCCCCGGTACCTTGGCCGGGAAGTCGAGGCTGTTCCTTCAGCTGAGAGTCCAGCCATGA